TCTTCGCCCCAGAGTACGACTATGATTTCTCCAGGCTGAGAGACACCGAGACTTActggagaggtggagagaagtACGAACGCCCATGTGGCTGGCAGCGGTTTGCCCTCAAGGTGaatatgtctttgttttatctgactTTAAATTTGTGAAACATGTGAGTCCTGAATTTACCGACCAATGAGAAAAGTATTTGCCTTAAAAACTGCAGAGTTGTGGGAAATGTTACTTACGTTTTTTGACACTGTGAGAGAAAAGCATTGCCAATGCAAATTAAACACTATAGCATGTTTTCAAAGGAGAATTAAAGGATTGGAGGCAGTAGAACAAGTTCTAAACATGGGGGCAGCGGGTGTCCCAAAGTCACATATCCTGTACAgctctgcaggaggaaacacctgcagagagtgacaggaggagaggggagaagcTGAGTTTGTAACATGATGTATTGTGGGAAAGGataaggaggagaaaagaagtcTGCATCAGTAATCCATTGCTGCTTAAAAGTAACAACAGGCTAAGTACCTAATCAGAAACCAAACCTGTTGtcacatgatgtttttgtttttttttttcatcacaggTCCTGAACAAGTACGATGGAAACACCTGGTTGGGAACCCGATACAGGAGCACCCAGTCCTGTCCTGGGGAGTGGCCGGTGTCCTACCACGGGACATCAATGAAAGGTGCTGAAGCCATCATCGGAGGACACTACAAGGTTTGATCATACATTCATTATCATCAGTGATAATGCAGTAAAATGCAACATCTTTATATTATTAAATAACACATCAAATTTCAGTGTATGAAACTGTGTGCCTGATAAACCACCTCTGATTAAAATGGcacaaaaaattaaaacattgttttcatgCACTGGTCAATTTTGAGATTTTGTGCTAATTTTCTTCCACAACATCTTCTTTCAAATTAGTGGGAAGAAAAACATACCAAATACACATTTAGAAAAGATATCCAAAAACTtctttgtaaaaataaaattaatgttcAGATTTCTGTCTTGGAAATGTACACATATCTGTGcatatttaattatataatatGTGAAGTACACCTGTCTATGAAATAATCAAGTGTGTCTGCACTGTATGCAACATGAATAAAAGATAGCgatgtgattattttttcctGTACTAAGACAAAGAAACACTGTATTTGACTGTTGGTGTTGTATTAGAATCACTGTATATCTACAAACTAGTGatataatgaagaaaaaatataataaatatcaataaattCCAATTCATACTTGTGTTTAATAGCCAGGTCCAAGGAAGCAGTTCGGCAGGGGGATTTATTCTACTCCTCACATATCTGAAGCGATCCCATACGCGAAATCATTCATCTCCCAAAAGGACGGCAAAAGGTACAAAGTGATTCTGCAGAATCGAATCAACCCTGCATACAGATGGAAATGCAACAACGATAAGTACTGGCTGATTCCCATCTCCCAGGGAATATCAGCAGCAGAAGAGCGGGACATCGTAGAGAAGGCCATTCGCCCTTATGGCCTCCTGCTGAAACAAATCTGACAGAAAAAGGTCAGAAGAAAATCCAAAGATCTGACCACTATTTTTAAAAGTCCCTTAATTGTGTCATCAGTAGTCCATATAACATATTCTGATGCTGTCAAATGTCATTTGCACATGAAGGAGAAAATAATATATACTTTTATGGAAAGATGGAAGAAGACAAAGTGCTACTAATTTTCTTGCTTCTGTAAATTTCCTGCACTTAAATTTTCAATTTTGAAATAAACCATAATACATTATGTAATCATTTCATCTTACAGTCAACT
Above is a window of Lates calcarifer isolate ASB-BC8 linkage group LG10, TLL_Latcal_v3, whole genome shotgun sequence DNA encoding:
- the LOC108893845 gene encoding uncharacterized protein LOC108893845; the protein is MIHRDIALEALSVICNANVTSVQKQRLQPFPHAAAAPQEQLLIKYFISTVLDADETSQVSRSSFHCIQQTLQSGKPVANFPGEDVVDTPNGRNHIIDEDEFFAPEYDYDFSRLRDTETYWRGGEKYERPCGWQRFALKVLNKYDGNTWLGTRYRSTQSCPGEWPVSYHGTSMKGAEAIIGGHYKPGPRKQFGRGIYSTPHISEAIPYAKSFISQKDGKRYKVILQNRINPAYRWKCNNDKYWLIPISQGISAAEERDIVEKAIRPYGLLLKQI